One genomic region from Acidimicrobiales bacterium encodes:
- a CDS encoding zinc-dependent alcohol dehydrogenase family protein: MRALVYHGPGSKAWEEVPDPTLQADTDAIVRVDAVTICGTDLHILKGDVPAVTDGRILGHEAVGTIEAVGSSVKNVRVGDRVLVSCITACGACRFCREGRYGQCLGGGGWILGHKIDGTQAEFVRVPFADTSTYLAPAGVSDEELLMLADILPTGYEVGVLNGRVSPGDVVAVVGAGPIGLSAIMGARLYSPAHVIAIDKADTRLDAAKLFGADITVNNDWEDAIEVVKSLTDGLGADVAIEAVGVPATFELAAGLIRPCGRVANIGVHGEPVTLHLEDLWIKDVTVTTGLVDTFSTPTLLKLTAGRQVDAHRFVTHHFPMDDFLEAYDVFSRAGDTGALKVVLTRS; encoded by the coding sequence ATGCGTGCATTGGTGTACCACGGTCCCGGCAGCAAGGCATGGGAGGAAGTCCCCGACCCGACGCTGCAGGCCGACACAGACGCCATCGTGCGGGTTGACGCCGTGACCATCTGCGGCACCGACCTTCACATTCTCAAGGGTGATGTCCCGGCGGTCACGGACGGACGCATTCTCGGTCACGAAGCGGTCGGCACGATCGAAGCCGTGGGCTCCTCGGTCAAGAATGTCCGGGTCGGTGACCGGGTGCTGGTCTCCTGCATCACCGCCTGCGGGGCGTGCAGGTTCTGCCGCGAGGGTCGCTACGGCCAGTGCCTGGGCGGGGGCGGCTGGATCCTGGGTCACAAGATCGACGGCACCCAGGCCGAGTTCGTGAGGGTCCCCTTCGCGGACACGTCCACTTACTTGGCCCCGGCCGGCGTCTCCGACGAGGAGCTCCTGATGCTGGCCGACATCCTGCCCACGGGTTACGAGGTCGGCGTTCTGAACGGTCGGGTGTCGCCCGGCGACGTCGTCGCAGTGGTCGGGGCCGGCCCGATCGGACTATCGGCGATCATGGGCGCGAGGCTCTACAGCCCGGCGCACGTCATCGCGATCGACAAGGCCGACACGCGCCTCGACGCGGCGAAGCTGTTCGGTGCCGACATCACGGTCAACAACGACTGGGAGGACGCGATAGAGGTCGTCAAGAGCCTCACCGACGGCCTTGGTGCCGACGTGGCCATCGAAGCCGTCGGGGTGCCGGCGACGTTCGAGCTCGCTGCGGGGCTCATCCGCCCCTGCGGCCGGGTTGCCAACATCGGAGTTCACGGCGAGCCGGTGACGCTGCACCTCGAGGATCTCTGGATCAAAGACGTGACCGTGACGACTGGCCTCGTCGACACGTTCTCCACGCCCACTCTGCTCAAGCTCACGGCCGGGCGCCAAGTCGACGCGCACCGGTTCGTCACGCATCACTTTCCGATGGACGACTTCCTCGAGGCGTACGACGTGTTCTCCCGTGCGGGCGACACCGGTGCCCTGAAGGTGGTCCTCACCCGTAGCTGA
- a CDS encoding Hsp20/alpha crystallin family protein: MALVRRESPKAFDVFDRFFGRYPDMFRRPIMLWPDTLEDTLRVEEYRENGNLVIRADLPGIDPEKDVEVTLSNGTLRISAERKQEETTEKKDFYRHELRYGSFTRELQMPEGASEDDVKAVYKDGVLEVRVHVTEPAPEEPPKKIPVAAS, encoded by the coding sequence ATGGCACTGGTGCGGCGCGAGTCGCCGAAGGCTTTCGACGTGTTCGACCGCTTCTTCGGGCGCTATCCCGACATGTTTCGCCGGCCGATAATGCTCTGGCCGGACACCCTGGAAGACACCCTCAGGGTCGAGGAGTACCGCGAGAACGGGAACCTCGTCATCCGAGCCGATCTTCCCGGGATCGACCCGGAGAAGGACGTCGAAGTGACGCTCAGCAACGGCACCCTGCGCATCTCAGCGGAGCGCAAGCAGGAAGAGACCACTGAGAAGAAGGACTTCTACCGCCACGAGTTGCGCTACGGCAGCTTTACGCGGGAACTGCAAATGCCGGAGGGAGCGTCCGAGGACGACGTCAAGGCCGTCTACAAGGACGGGGTCCTCGAGGTACGGGTCCACGTAACGGAACCCGCTCCGGAAGAGCCGCCCAAGAAGATCCCGGTGGCAGCTAGTTGA
- a CDS encoding pyridoxamine 5'-phosphate oxidase family protein, which yields MGEKTTLKELTASECAGLLAAGRFGRLAVIADGQPLIFPVNYLYRDGVIVFRTNRGTKLAGADYARVAFEIDGVHPDGQTGWSVVVRGRAYEVTEALGGNAETVKTAAIPSALRDETDAVVEIIPESVTGREIGNYPSSASFAPLDPVWVDWPHR from the coding sequence ATGGGAGAGAAAACGACGTTGAAGGAATTGACCGCCTCGGAGTGCGCTGGGCTCCTGGCCGCGGGGCGGTTCGGGCGCTTGGCGGTCATCGCAGACGGCCAGCCGCTGATCTTCCCGGTGAACTACCTCTACCGAGACGGGGTGATCGTCTTCCGAACAAACAGGGGAACGAAGCTCGCGGGGGCCGATTACGCGAGGGTGGCCTTCGAGATCGACGGCGTCCATCCCGACGGCCAGACCGGATGGAGCGTCGTAGTGCGGGGCCGGGCCTACGAGGTCACCGAGGCGTTGGGGGGCAACGCCGAGACTGTGAAGACGGCCGCTATCCCGTCTGCTCTGCGCGACGAGACCGATGCCGTCGTCGAGATCATCCCGGAGTCAGTCACGGGGCGGGAGATCGGCAACTATCCGAGCAGCGCTTCGTTCGCCCCGCTGGATCCCGTTTGGGTCGACTGGCCCCACCGGTAG